A window of Streptomyces sp. DG1A-41 contains these coding sequences:
- a CDS encoding response regulator transcription factor: MTIRVLLADDQALLRSAFRVLVDSEPDMEVVGEASDGAEAVRLTKEQRADVVLMDIRMPGTDGLAATRLISADPDLADVRVVILTTFEVDDYVVQSLRAGASGFLGKGSEPEELLTAIRTAAGGQALLSPAATTGLIARFLAQEDPDAGDRDPARAERLDSLTGREREVLVHVAGGLSNDEIAERLEVSPLTVKTHVNRAMAKLGARDRAQLVVVAYESGLVRPRVE, encoded by the coding sequence ATGACGATCCGTGTCCTGCTCGCCGACGACCAGGCGCTGCTCCGCAGCGCCTTTCGTGTGCTCGTCGACTCCGAGCCCGACATGGAGGTGGTGGGGGAGGCCTCCGACGGCGCGGAGGCGGTGCGGCTGACGAAGGAGCAGCGCGCCGACGTCGTCCTCATGGACATCCGGATGCCCGGCACCGACGGTCTCGCGGCGACCCGCTTGATCAGCGCCGACCCCGACCTCGCCGATGTCCGCGTGGTCATCCTGACGACGTTCGAGGTCGACGACTACGTCGTGCAGTCGCTGCGCGCCGGCGCCTCCGGCTTCCTCGGCAAGGGCTCCGAGCCCGAGGAACTGCTGACCGCCATCCGTACCGCGGCCGGCGGTCAGGCCCTGCTGTCCCCGGCGGCCACCACGGGCCTGATCGCCCGTTTCCTCGCCCAGGAGGACCCCGACGCGGGCGACCGCGACCCGGCCCGCGCCGAGCGGCTCGACTCGCTCACCGGGCGGGAGCGCGAGGTGCTCGTGCACGTCGCGGGCGGACTCTCCAACGACGAGATCGCCGAGCGGCTGGAGGTCAGCCCGCTGACGGTGAAGACGCACGTCAACCGGGCCATGGCCAAGCTGGGCGCCCGGGACCGGGCCCAGCTCGTGGTCGTCGCGTACGAGTCCGGCCTGGTCCGTCCAAGGGTGGAGTGA
- a CDS encoding histidine kinase translates to MSTLQRAKCQAKAHPLAMDAVLAAGVLVCMVAGSFVEPRHRDSVSWALRTPDLLSIVLMALGAAALVFRRRAPITVLCLTGTVAVIESVTGDPRAPVAMSAVIALYTVASTTDRPTTWRVGLLTMSVLTGAAMSAGPLPWYAQENLAIFAWTGIGATAGDAVRSRRAFVQAIRERAERAERTREEEARRRVAEERLRIARDLHDVVAHHIALVNVQAGVAAHVMDKRPDQAKEALAHVREASRSALNELRATVGLLRQSGDPEAPTEPAPGLDRLDELTGTFRNAGLRVEVARADQGTTLPAAVDLAAYRIIQEALTNVQKHAGPQARAEVSVVRVGPNIEITVLDDGSGENEAPGSGGGHGLLGMRERVTALRGTLTTGPRYGGGFRVHAILPVKNRNPGEDPA, encoded by the coding sequence GTGAGCACCCTCCAACGGGCCAAATGCCAGGCCAAGGCACACCCCCTGGCCATGGACGCGGTCCTGGCCGCAGGCGTCCTGGTCTGCATGGTCGCCGGGTCGTTCGTCGAGCCCCGCCACCGCGACAGCGTCAGCTGGGCCCTGCGCACTCCCGACCTCCTCAGCATCGTCCTCATGGCCCTCGGCGCCGCCGCACTGGTCTTCCGCCGCCGCGCCCCCATCACGGTCCTCTGCCTCACCGGCACGGTCGCCGTCATCGAATCCGTCACCGGCGACCCCCGCGCCCCCGTCGCCATGTCCGCGGTCATCGCCCTGTACACCGTCGCCTCCACCACCGACCGCCCCACCACCTGGCGCGTCGGCCTGCTCACCATGTCCGTCCTGACCGGCGCAGCCATGTCCGCGGGGCCCCTGCCCTGGTACGCCCAGGAGAACCTCGCGATCTTCGCCTGGACCGGCATCGGAGCCACCGCCGGTGACGCGGTCCGCAGCCGCCGCGCCTTCGTCCAGGCCATCCGGGAACGCGCCGAACGCGCCGAACGCACCCGCGAGGAGGAGGCCCGCCGCCGGGTCGCCGAGGAGCGCCTGCGGATCGCCCGCGACCTGCACGACGTCGTGGCCCACCACATCGCCCTGGTCAACGTCCAGGCCGGCGTCGCCGCGCACGTCATGGACAAGCGCCCCGACCAGGCCAAGGAGGCCCTCGCCCACGTCCGGGAGGCCAGCCGCTCCGCCCTGAACGAACTCCGGGCCACCGTCGGGCTGCTCAGACAGTCCGGTGACCCGGAGGCTCCCACCGAACCAGCCCCCGGCCTGGACCGCCTGGACGAGCTCACCGGCACCTTCCGCAACGCCGGCCTGCGTGTCGAGGTTGCCCGCGCCGACCAGGGCACCACCCTCCCCGCAGCCGTCGACCTGGCCGCCTACCGGATCATCCAGGAGGCCCTCACGAACGTGCAGAAGCACGCCGGGCCGCAGGCCAGGGCCGAGGTCAGCGTCGTACGGGTCGGACCGAACATCGAGATCACCGTCCTGGACGACGGCAGCGGCGAGAACGAGGCCCCGGGCAGCGGCGGCGGGCACGGGCTGCTCGGCATGCGGGAACGCGTCACGGCCCTGCGCGGCACCCTCACCACCGGTCCCCGCTACGGCGGTGGTTTCCGCGTGCATGCGATCCTGCCGGTCAAGAACCGCAACCCTGGGGAGGACCCCGCATGA
- a CDS encoding PspA/IM30 family protein: MKRMGMIFRAKANKALDRAEDPRETLDYSYQKQLELLQKVRRGVADVATSRKRLELQLNQLQSQSTKLEDQGRKALALGREDLAREALSRRAALQQQVTDLETQHATLQGEEEKLTLAAQRLQAKVDAFRTKKETIKATYTAAQAQTRIGEAFSGISEEMGDVGLAIQRAEDKTAQLQARAGAIDELLASGALEDPSGMHKDDLQAELDRLSGGTDVELELQRMKAELAGGSSGDQQALEGGTSQQQPQDTPRFDKQ; encoded by the coding sequence ATGAAGCGTATGGGGATGATCTTCCGCGCGAAGGCGAACAAGGCCCTTGACCGGGCCGAGGACCCGCGCGAGACCCTCGATTACTCGTACCAGAAGCAGCTGGAGCTGCTCCAGAAGGTCCGCCGTGGCGTCGCCGACGTGGCGACCTCGCGCAAGCGCCTGGAACTCCAGCTGAACCAGTTGCAGTCCCAGTCCACCAAGCTGGAGGACCAGGGCCGCAAGGCGCTCGCGCTGGGCCGTGAGGACCTGGCCCGTGAAGCGCTGTCCCGCCGGGCCGCCCTCCAGCAGCAGGTGACCGACCTGGAGACCCAGCACGCGACGCTCCAGGGCGAGGAGGAGAAGCTCACCCTCGCGGCCCAGCGGCTCCAGGCCAAGGTCGACGCCTTCCGTACGAAGAAGGAGACGATCAAGGCGACGTACACGGCGGCCCAGGCACAGACCCGCATCGGCGAAGCCTTCTCCGGCATCTCCGAGGAGATGGGCGACGTCGGCCTGGCGATCCAGCGGGCCGAGGACAAGACGGCCCAGCTCCAGGCCCGCGCCGGCGCCATCGACGAGCTGCTCGCCTCCGGTGCCCTGGAGGACCCCTCCGGCATGCACAAGGACGACCTCCAGGCCGAGCTGGACCGGCTGTCCGGTGGTACGGATGTAGAGCTGGAACTTCAGCGGATGAAGGCCGAGCTGGCCGGCGGCTCGAGCGGTGATCAGCAGGCCCTCGAAGGTGGCACGAGCCAGCAGCAGCCGCAGGACACCCCGCGCTTCGACAAGCAGTAG
- a CDS encoding DUF3043 domain-containing protein: protein MFRSRSKDEKAQAADKAPVNFSKQPRDPQAPKGRPTPKRSEAQSQRRSVANTSMTRKEAAKRQREERRAALERQRQALASGDERYLPARDKGPVRRFARDFVDSRFNIAEFFLPMAVVILVLSMVRVAALQNIALLLWLVVIVLIVLDSFLTAFRLKKQLNERFAGENKRGAVAYALMRSLQMRRLRLPKPQVKRGERP from the coding sequence GTGTTCCGTAGCCGTTCGAAGGATGAGAAGGCCCAGGCAGCCGACAAGGCGCCGGTGAACTTCTCCAAGCAGCCCCGCGACCCGCAGGCCCCGAAGGGCAGGCCCACGCCCAAGCGCAGTGAGGCCCAGTCCCAGCGCCGCAGCGTCGCCAACACGTCGATGACGCGGAAGGAGGCCGCCAAGCGGCAGCGCGAGGAGCGCCGTGCCGCGCTGGAGCGGCAGCGCCAGGCACTGGCGAGCGGTGACGAGCGGTACCTGCCCGCGCGTGACAAGGGACCGGTCCGCCGGTTCGCGCGCGACTTCGTCGACTCGCGGTTCAACATCGCGGAGTTCTTCCTGCCGATGGCCGTCGTCATCCTCGTGCTGAGCATGGTGCGGGTGGCGGCGCTCCAGAACATCGCGCTGCTGCTGTGGCTCGTGGTGATCGTGCTGATCGTGCTCGACTCGTTCCTCACGGCGTTCCGTCTGAAGAAGCAACTGAACGAGCGCTTCGCGGGCGAGAACAAGCGTGGCGCGGTCGCCTACGCCCTGATGCGCTCTCTCCAGATGCGCCGGCTCCGTCTGCCGAAGCCGCAGGTCAAGCGCGGAGAGCGGCCCTGA
- a CDS encoding methyltransferase domain-containing protein, with product MARQLDEQMVGRFPVGQRLRVLDVGMGQGTQALRLARAGHQVTGLEQDSKMIAVARESLAGEPEGIRERMRIIEGDGRDTGVHFLPGSFDVVLCHGVLMYVEEPDPLLAGLARMLAPGGLLSLLVRNGDALAIRPGLSGDWAGALAAFDTTAYRNRLGLDVRADRLKDLTATLAGIGAPLHAWYGVRVFTDTAADGAGVPTEVETLLAVEEKAGRTDPYRGVAALLHLCGVRG from the coding sequence GTGGCCCGGCAGCTGGACGAGCAGATGGTCGGGCGGTTCCCGGTCGGGCAGCGGCTGCGGGTGCTCGACGTCGGGATGGGCCAGGGCACGCAGGCGCTGCGGCTGGCCCGGGCCGGGCACCAGGTGACCGGTCTGGAGCAGGACTCGAAGATGATCGCCGTGGCCCGGGAGTCCCTCGCCGGCGAACCGGAGGGTATCCGGGAGCGGATGCGGATCATCGAGGGCGACGGCCGGGACACCGGTGTGCACTTCCTGCCGGGCAGCTTCGACGTGGTGCTGTGCCACGGCGTCCTCATGTACGTGGAGGAGCCCGACCCGCTGCTGGCGGGCCTGGCCCGGATGCTCGCGCCGGGCGGGCTGCTGTCCCTGCTCGTGCGCAACGGGGACGCGCTCGCGATACGGCCGGGGCTGTCCGGCGACTGGGCCGGCGCGCTGGCCGCCTTCGACACGACCGCTTATCGCAACCGCCTGGGGCTGGACGTACGGGCGGACCGGCTGAAGGACCTGACGGCGACGCTCGCCGGGATCGGGGCGCCGCTGCACGCCTGGTACGGGGTGCGCGTGTTCACGGACACGGCGGCGGACGGCGCCGGGGTCCCGACCGAGGTGGAGACGCTGCTCGCGGTGGAGGAGAAGGCCGGGCGGACGGATCCGTACCGCGGGGTGGCGGCGCTGCTGCACCTGTGCGGCGTACGGGGCTGA
- a CDS encoding bifunctional adenosylcobinamide kinase/adenosylcobinamide-phosphate guanylyltransferase, with protein sequence MELTLLGTGASSGLPRPDCPCAACAAALGPDARAATALLLDGALLLDLTPGAAFAAARAGRSLTGVRQVLLSHPHDGPAVEVPAGLPQPGRVPDGRELTLLTGHRVRAVAMDAPGTGYAVSGPEGQRLLYLPPGGAPAGLEEAAESYDMVLADVVGRPDALAKLRAVGAVGPTTDVVAVHLDHDVPPGPELRRRLAAAGARAVADGTTLAVGVYEDVPDVPRRTLVLGGARSGKSVEAERRLEAFPDVLYVATGGSRNGDTEWSARVAAHRERRPGSWQTVETCDLVPLLKAEGPPLLIDCLSLWLTDAMDSAGAWDDAVWAERGEKALRERVRELSEAVRATRRTVVAVSNEVGSGIVPSTASGRRYRDELGRLNAGFADECEHVLLVVAGQAVVLRG encoded by the coding sequence GTGGAACTTACTCTGCTCGGTACCGGGGCCTCCTCGGGACTCCCCCGCCCCGACTGTCCCTGCGCGGCATGTGCCGCTGCTCTCGGCCCTGACGCGCGGGCGGCCACCGCGCTGCTCCTGGACGGGGCGCTGCTGCTCGACCTGACGCCCGGGGCCGCGTTCGCGGCGGCGCGGGCGGGCCGTTCCCTGACCGGCGTGCGGCAGGTGCTGCTGTCGCATCCGCACGACGGGCCCGCGGTCGAGGTGCCGGCCGGGCTGCCGCAACCCGGACGGGTGCCGGACGGGCGGGAGTTGACGCTGCTGACGGGGCACCGGGTGAGGGCGGTGGCGATGGACGCGCCGGGCACGGGCTACGCGGTGTCCGGGCCGGAGGGGCAGCGGTTGCTGTACCTGCCGCCGGGCGGAGCCCCTGCGGGTCTCGAGGAGGCGGCCGAGTCGTACGACATGGTGCTCGCGGACGTCGTGGGGCGGCCGGACGCGCTGGCGAAGCTGCGGGCGGTCGGGGCGGTGGGGCCGACGACCGATGTGGTCGCCGTCCATCTGGATCACGACGTGCCGCCCGGGCCCGAGCTCCGGCGGCGGCTCGCGGCGGCCGGGGCGCGGGCCGTGGCGGACGGGACGACGCTGGCGGTGGGGGTGTACGAGGACGTGCCGGACGTGCCGCGGCGGACGCTGGTGCTGGGCGGGGCGCGGTCGGGCAAGTCGGTGGAGGCCGAGCGGAGGCTGGAGGCCTTTCCGGACGTGCTGTACGTGGCGACGGGCGGGTCGCGGAACGGGGACACCGAGTGGTCGGCGCGGGTGGCCGCGCATCGGGAGCGGCGGCCGGGGTCGTGGCAGACAGTCGAGACGTGCGATCTGGTGCCGTTGCTCAAGGCGGAGGGGCCGCCGTTGCTCATCGACTGTCTGTCGTTGTGGCTGACGGATGCGATGGATTCCGCGGGGGCGTGGGATGACGCGGTGTGGGCGGAGCGGGGGGAGAAGGCTCTGCGGGAGCGGGTGCGGGAACTGTCCGAGGCCGTGCGTGCGACTCGGCGGACCGTTGTCGCCGTGTCGAATGAGGTGGGGTCGGGGATTGTGCCGTCGACTGCGTCGGGGCGGCGGTACCGGGATGAGCTCGGGCGGTTGAACGCGGGTTTCGCGGACGAGTGTGAGCATGTGCTGTTGGTGGTGGCGGGGCAGGCTGTGGTGCTGCGGGGGTGA